A window of the Planococcus citri chromosome 4, ihPlaCitr1.1, whole genome shotgun sequence genome harbors these coding sequences:
- the ACC gene encoding acetyl-CoA carboxylase isoform X2, whose product MWYQLYCVVCLCTRTQYAYASSVIRNSPHPISISTSTSTSTSTSICTTEQQQQQQQQQHSERPTSATTTRNNAVGITGTGARKIMEEAAAQTNHGDAGGRTVNFIVGDEESSSTATAAANVASTATDHNHVNGDAYEDEKEKHDNFPGDDMKPMGSGMDSKSSSYKDMFGLAERRKRLRPSMSQGTVIHHQRLSDKDFTVGTPEEFVRRFNGTRVINKVLIANNGIAAVKCMRSIRRWSYEMFKNERAIRFVVMVTPEDLKANAEYIKMADHYMPVPGGTNNNNYANVELIVDLAIRTQVQAVWAGWGHASENPKLPELLHKNNIAFIGPPEKAMWALGDKIASSIVAQTAEIPTLPWSGAGLTAQYSGKKIKISNDLYKKGCVSSVEEGLASAQKIGFPIMIKASEGGGGKGIRKVDNSDDFPNLFKQVQSEVPGSPIFIMKLARCARHLEVQLIADQYGNAISLFGRDCSIQRRHQKIIEEAPAVIAEPAVFEDMEKAAVRLAKMVGYVSAGTVEYLYDTDGLYYFLELNPRLQVEHPCTEMVADVNLPAAQLQIAMGLQLHRIKDIRLLYGETPWGDNFIDFDTPRHKPQPWGHVIAARITSENPDEGFKPSSGTVQELNFRSSKNVWGYFSVAASGGLHEFADSQFGHCFSWGENREQARENLVIALKELSIRGDFRTTVEYLITLLETDSFQTNSLDTAWLDVLIAQRVQGEKPDILLGVLCGSLHIADKRISDEFQNFQSSLEKGQTLSAGTLEHNVLVELINDGLKYRVNVTKSGANSYFLVMNGSFKEIEVHRLSDGGILLSVDGSSFTTYMREEVDRYRIVIGNQTCVFEKENDPSLLRSPSAGKLLSFLVEDGGLVTKGQAYAEIEVMKMVMTLTAAETGHVTYVKRPGAVLDAGSLIATLELDDPTLVTKAQDYKGQFPELDVSTPIIGDKLNHVHNSYRQMLDNILAGYCLPDPYHQIRVREVIEKFMSTLRDPSLPLLELQEVISTISGRIPVSVEKKIRKLMTLYERNITSVLAQFPSQQIANVIDGHAATLQKRSDRDNFFLQTQGIIQLVQRYRNGIRGRMKAAVHELLRQYYDVESQFLQGHYDKCVTALREKYKDDMAAVTSTIFSHNQVAKKNMLVTMLIDHLWSNEPGLTDELATTLNELTSLNRSEHSRVALRARQVLIAAHQPAYELRHNQMESIFLSAVDMYGHDFHPENLQKLIQSETSIFDILHDFFYHTNRAVCNAALEVYVRRVYISYDLTCIQHLELSGEIPLAHFQFLLPSSHPNRQKFGAAANSPVIIEQTATGDGGDAVSSSSLSSPTIIHSVQRTGCMAAFESFTQFESYVDEILDLIEDFSSTATVSPKIMEAVESGSESQSTSINVSLSVDAPRPSHEENHHNIQVEPIHILCIAVKDNGDMEDEKLAKMMADFCTKHRNDLKQKSVRRITFLALNKRQFPKLFTFRNCDNFVEDRIYRHLEPGMAFQLELNRMKTYDLEALPTSNRKMYLYLGKAKVAKGQEVTDYRFFIRSIIRHQDLITKEASFEYLQNEGERVLLEAMDELEVAFSHPFARRTDCNHIFLNFVPTVIMDPAKIADNVSNIVLRYGPRLWKLRVLQAELRMTIRVTPNSKTSNIRLCVSNDSGYYLDICLYKEVVDPKTGMIKLEAYGPKQGPMHGLPVSTPYMTKDYLQQKRFQAQSSGTTYVYDFPDMFRQMTDKLWRQYIDERPGEIVTKPDKVFDYVELVLQDDVLVEQKRIPGENKEIGMVAWRMTLNTPEYPQGRDIIVIANDLTVNIGSFGPLEDLVFCLASKEARRLKIPRVYISANSGARIGLAEEVKSLFRVAWEDDNDPEKGFKYLYVTPEDFQKISTTNSVRAQLIEENGESRYKITDVIGKDDGLGVENLRYAGMIAGETSEAYQDVVTISLVTCRAIGIGAYLVRLGQRVIQIENSHIILTGYSALNKLLGREVYASNNQLGGVQIMHNNGVTHKTASRDLDGVYSVLKWLSYMPKDKFSPVPMISAVDPIERLIDFTPTKIPYDPRLMLAGKLGPNNEWETGFFDKGSWDEIMKPWAQTVVCGRARLGGIPVGVIAVETRTVELNLPADPANLSSEAKTVSQAGQVWFPDSAYKTSQAIKDFSHEGLPLIIFANWRGFSGGMKDMYEQIMKFGAYIVDELRQYKMPILTYIPPNGELRGGAWAVVDTTINPSYIEMYADPDSRGGVLEPEGIVEIKFKEKDIKKTIHRIDPVILKLKSELSNSDASSEDKSRLESMINEREQALKPMFHQVAVHFADLHDTPQRMLEKGVIAGIVSWPEARRVFYWRLKRLILQNQVKQQILHVQPNLTEGQALSMLRRWFAEDKGTTQAYLWDNNEAIVNWLSEQLTEDGTVEPISFIGRNVSSVQKDAFFSSVRNSISETSDVTLQLLVEMYEALSTQQRSEVVRLQSLIDAKNNPETSTN is encoded by the exons GCACCACtgagcagcagcagcaacagcaacagcaacagcatTCTGAAAGGCCGACATCGGCGACTACTACTCGTAATAACGCGGTTGGCATTACCGGTACTGGCGCGAGAAAAATAATGGAAGAAGCGGCCGCGCAAACTAATCATGGCGACGCCGGCGGTCGAACTGTCAACTTTATCGTCGGCGACGAAGAAAGTTCGTCGACTGCGACTGCGGCCGCCAACGTGGCGAGCACCGCCACCGATCATAATCACGTCAACGGCGACGCTTAcgaagatgaaaaagaaaagcacgACAATTTCCCCGGCGACGATATGAAACCGATGGGCAGCGGCATGGACAGCAAAAGTAGCTCGTACAAGGATATGTTTGGACTGGCCGAACGTCGTAAAAGGCTCAG GCCTAGTATGTCTCAAGGTACCGTCATTCATCATCAGAGATTATCCGATAAAGACTTCACCGTTGGTACCCCCGAAGAATTTGTGCGCAGATTTAACGGCACCAGAGTTATCAATAAG GTTTTAATCGCTAATAATGGAATTGCCGCTGTTAAATGTATGCGATCTATTCGAAGATGGTCGTACGagatgttcaaaaatgaaagagCCATTCGATTTGTCGTCATGGTCACGCCGGAAGATTTAAAAG CTAACGCCGAATACATCAAAATGGCCGACCACTACATGCCCGTGCCCGGAGGcaccaacaacaacaattaCGCCAACGTCGAACTGATCGTAGATCTGGCTATTCGAACTCAAGTACAG GCTGTGTGGGCTGGATGGGGTCACGCTTCCGAAAATCCCAAACTACCGGAATTGCTGCATAAGAACAATATCGCTTTTATCGGCCCGCCTGAGAAAGCTATGTGGGCTTTGGGTGACAAGATCGCGTCCAGTATCGTTGCGCAAACTGCCGAAATACCCACTTTGCCGTGGTCCGGCGCCG GTCTGACCGCTCAGTATTCGGGCAAAAAGATAAAAATCAGCAACGATCTGTACAAAAAGGGGTGCGTTTCGAGCGTGGAAGAAGGCCTGGCGTCCGCCCAGAAGATCGGCTTCCCGATCATGATCAAGGCGAGCGAAGGCGGCGGCGGCAAAGGTATCCGCAAAGTGGACAACTCGGACGACTTTCCCAACCTGTTCAAGCAGGTGCAGTCCGAGGTGCCGGGCTCGCCGATATTCATCATGAAGCTGGCGCGATGCGCTCGCCACCTCGAGGTGCAGCTGATCGCCGACCAGTACGGCAACGCCATCTCGCTGTTCGGCCGCGACTGCTCCATCCAGCGGCGACACCAGAAGATCATCGAGGAGGCGCCGGCCGTCATCGCCGAGCCGGCCGTCTTCGAGGACATGGAGAAGGCGGCGGTGCGGCTCGCCAAAATGGTGGGCTACGTCAGCGCCGGCACCGTCGAGTACCTCTACGACACGGACGGCCTCTACTACTTTCTCGAGCTCAATCCGCGTCTGCAAGTCGAGCACCCCTGCACCGAGATGGTGGCCGACGTTAATCTGCCCGCCGCCCAGCTGCAGATCGCCATGGGTCTGCAGCTGCATCGCATCAAGGACATCCGACTGCTGTACGGCGAAACGCCGTGGGGCGACAATTTCATCGATTTCGACACGCCCCGCCACAAGCCGCAGCCTTGGGGCCACGTCATCGCCGCCCGCATCACCAGCGAGAACCCCGACGAAG GTTTCAAGCCCAGTTCCGGTACCGTGCAAGAATTGAATTTCCGATCCTCCAAGAACGTATGGGGTTACTTCAGCGTGGCCGCTTCCGGCGGTCTGCACGAATTTGCCGATTCGCAGTTCGGCCATTGTTTCTCGTGGGGCGAAAACCGAGAACAAGCCAGAGA GAATTTGGTGATCGCGCTGAAAGAATTATCAATCAGAGGCGACTTCCGTACGACGGTCGAGTATCTCATCACGCTGTTGGAGACGGACAGCTTCCAGACGAATTCGCTGGACACGGCTTGGTTGGACGTGCTGATCGCGCAACGAGTGCAGGGCGAGAAGCCGGACATCCTGCTGGGCGTGCTTTGCGGCTCGCTGCACATCGCCGACAAGCGTATCAGCGACGAATTCCAGAACTTTCAGTCTTCGCTGGAGAAGGGCCAGACGTTGAGCGCCGGCACCCTCGAGCACAACGTGCTCGTCGAGCTCATCAACGACGGCCTCAAGTACCGCGTCAACGTCACCAAGTCCGGCGCCAATTCCTATTTCCTCGTCATGAACGGATCGTTCAAAGAGATCGAAGTACATCGGCTGTCCGACGGCGGCATCCTGCTGTCGGTGGACGGCTCCAGCTTCACCACGTACATGCGCGAGGAAGTGGACCGCTACCGCATCGTCATCGGCAACCAGACGTGCGTGTTCGAAAAGGAAAACGACCCGTCGCTGCTCAGGTCGCCGTCCGCCGGCAAGCTGCTCAGTTTCCTCGTCGAAGACGGCGGCCTCGTCACCAAAGGCCAAGCTTACGCCGAAATCGAG GTTATGAAAATGGTTATGACGCTGACCGCCGCCGAAACCGGCCACGTGACCTACGTCAAGAGGCCGGGAGCCGTTCTAGATGCCGGATCGTTGATCGCCACTCTCGAACTCGACGATCCCACCTTGGTGACCAAAGCCCAAGATTACAAAGGACAATTCCCCGAATTGGACGTATCCACGCCCATCATCGGAGACAAATTGAATCACGTTCACAATAGTTATAGGCAGATGTTGGATAATATTTTAGCCG GATATTGTTTGCCAGATCCTTATCACCAAATTCGAGTTAGAgaagtgattgaaaaattcatgagtACTCTTCGCGATCCTAGTTTACCTCTTCTCGAACTTCAG GAAGTAATTTCTACCATCTCCGGCCGTATTCCAGTTTCggtggagaaaaaaatacgcaaattGATGACTCTGTACGAACGCAATATTACCTCGGTGTTAGCTCAATTTCCTAGTCAACAAATCGCCAACGTGATCGACGG TCACGCGGCAACTCTGCAGAAACGCTCGGATAGAGATAACTTCTTTTTGCAAACTCAGGGTATTATACAGTTAGTTCAAAGGTATCGTAATGGCATCAGAGGACGTATGAAGGCGGCCGTACACGAACTGCTCAGGCAGTACTACGACGtagaaagtcaatttttacaaG GACATTACGATAAATGCGTTACCGCTTTACGGGAAAAATACAAGGACGACATGGCCGCCGTAACGTCTACCATTTTCTCTCATAATCAGGTTGCCAAAAAGAACATGTTGGTTACGATGCTGATCGATCACTTGTGGTCCAACGAACCCGGTCTCACCGACGAGCTGGCGACCACCTTGAACGAGCTTACTTCTTTGAATCGTAGCGAGCATTCCAGAGTCGCTCTCAGAGCCCGTCAA GTACTAATCGCGGCTCATCAACCAGCGTACGAACTTCGGCACAATCAAATGGAGTCGATTTTCTTGTCCGCTGTCGATATGTACGGACACGATTTCCATCcggaaaatctacaaaaattaattcaatccGAAACTTCCatattcgacatattgcacGATTTCTTTTACCATACGAATCGAGCCGTTTGCAATGCCGCTTTAGAG GTTTACGTGAGGAGGGTTTATATCTCGTACGATCTAACTTGTATTCAGCATTTGGAACTTTCCGGAGAAATTCCGCTAgctcatttccaatttttgcttCCATCTTCGCATCCGAATag GCAAAAATTCGGAGCAGCCGCCAATTCGCCAGTCATCATCGAACAGACTGCCACCGGAGATGGCGGCGACGCCGTgtcttcgtcgtcgttgtcTTCGCCGACCATTATACACAGCGTTCAAAGGACCGGTTGTATGGCCGCTTTCGAATCTTTCACTCAGTTCGAGTCGTACGTGGACGAAATTCTCGATTTGATCGAAGATTTCTCTTCGACGGCCACCGTATCGCCGAAAATCATGGAAGCCGTCGAGAGTGGCAGCGAATCGCAGAGCACTTCCATCAACGTCAGTCTGTCGGTAGACGCACCCCGACCCTCTCACGAGGAAAATCATCATAATattcaa GTCGAGCCTATCCATATCTTATGTATCGCCGTCAAAGATAACGGAGACatggaagatgaaaaattagccaaaatgaTGGCAGATTTCTGCACCAAACATAGAAATGatctgaaacaaaaatctgTCCGCAGAATTACCTTCCTCGCGCTGAACAA ACGTCAATTCCCTAAATTATTCACATTCAGAAACTGCGACAATTTCGTCGAAGATCGAATTTATCGTCATCTGGAACCGGGCATGGCCTTCCAGTTGGAACTGAACCGCATGAAAACCTACGATCTGGAAGCGTTACCAACTTCCAATAGGAAAATGTACTTGTACTTGGGCAAAGCTAAG GTCGCCAAAGGACAGGAAGTTACcgattatcgatttttcatccgATCGATTATTCGACATCAAGATCTCATCACCAAGGAGGCGTCGTTCGAATATCTGCAAAACGAGGGAGAACGAGTGCTACTCGAAGCGATGGACGAATTAGAAGTCGCCTTCAGCCATCCGTTCGCTCGTCGTACCGATTGCAATCACATTTTCCTCAACTTTGTGCCGACGGTCATCATGGATCCTGCCAAG ATCGCGGACAACGTGTCGAATATAGTGCTGAGATACGGACCGAGGTTATGGAAATTGCGCGTATTGCAAGCCGAGCTGCGAATGACCATCAGAGTCACTCCCAACAGTAAAACTAGCAATATACGATTGTGCGTATCCAACGACAGCGGATATTATCTGGACATTTGCCTGTATAAGGAAGTCGTCGATCCGAAAACCGGAATG ATCAAATTGGAAGCTTACGGACCGAAACAAGGCCCTATGCACGGTTTACCCGTATCCACTCCTTACATGACCAAGGATTATCTGCAGCAAAAACGATTTCAAGCTCAAAGCAGCGGCACTACTTACGTATACGATTTCCCCGATATGTTTCGACAAATGACCGATAAGTTATGGAGACAGTACATCGACGAACGTCCCGGAG AAATCGTTACCAAACCTGATAAAGTATTCGATTACGTCGAATTGGTCCTCCAAGATGATGTTTTAGTCGAACAAAAGCGCATTCCCGGAGAAAATAAAG AGATCGGTATGGTAGCCTGGCGTATGACCCTCAACACTCCGGAGTATCCTCAAGGTCGCGATATCATCGTAATCGCCAACGATTTAACCGTCAACATTGGTTCTTTCGGGCCGTTGGAAGATTTGGTATTCTGTCTGGCGTCTAAAGAAGCTAGACGTTTGAAAATTCCCCGAGTATACATATCGGCCAACAGCGGAGCTCGTATCGGTTTGGCCGAAGAAGTCAAGAGCTTGTTCAGAGTCGCCTGGGAAGATGATAACGATCCGGAAAAG GGTTTCAAGTATTTGTACGTTACTCCcgaagatttccaaaaaatttccaccaccAATTCGGTTCGTGCGCAACTAATCGAAGAAAATGGCGAATCCAGATACAAGATAACGGACGTTATTG GCAAAGACGACGGTCTCGGTGTAGAGAATTTGAGATACGCCGGTATGATCGCCGGCGAAACGTCCGAAGCTTACCAAGACGTGGTGACCATTTCATTAGTCACGTGTCGCGCTATCGGTATCGGAGCCTATCTGGTACGTCTAGGACAACGTGTCATTCAGATTGAAAATTCGCACATCATTTTGACCGGATATAGCGCGTTGAACAAA CTTTTAGGACGAGAAGTATACGCGTCCAACAATCAACTGGGAGGCGTGCAAATTATGCACAACAACGGCGTGACGCATAAGACTGCCAGTCGCGATCTCGACGGAGTGTATTCGGTGTTGAAATGGCTCTCGTATATGCCCAAA GATAAATTTTCGCCGGTACCGATGATCTCGGCCGTCGATCCCATCGAACGGTTGATCGATTTTACACCGACCAAAATACCGTACGATCCGCGCCTCATGTTGGCCGGCAAACTGGGACCGAACAACGAATGGGAAACCGGCTTCTTCGACAAAGGCTCGTGGGACGAAATTATGAAACCGTGGGCCCAAACCGTGGTGTGCGGCAGAGCTCGTCTCGGAGGAATACCGGTCGGCGTTATCGCCGTCGAAACTCGAACCGTCGAACTAAATCTGCCGGCCGATCCCGCTAATTTATCTTCCGAAGCCAAG ACGGTGTCGCAAGCTGGTCAAGTATGGTTCCCCGATTCGGCGTACAAAACATCGCAGGCCATCAAAGATTTCAGTCACGAAGGACTTCCTTTGATAATTTTCGCCAATTGGAGAGGTTTTTCTGGCGGAATGAAAG ACATGTACgaacaaattatgaaattcggaGCGTACATCGTGGACGAACTGAGGCAATACAAAATGCCTATTCTCACGTACATTCCACCCAACGGCGAACTCCGAGGAGGCGCTTGGGCCGTCGTCGATACCACAATCAATCCTAGTTACATAGAAATGTACGCCGATCCCGATAGCAG GGGAGGAGTACTCGAGCCCGAAGGTATCGtcgaaattaaattcaaagaaaaagacATAAAGAAAACTATCCATAGAATAGATCCTGtgatattaaaattaaaatccgaATTGTCTAATTCGGACGCGAGTTCGGAAGACAAAAGTCGCCTAGAAAGTATGATCAACGAACGCGAACAAGCCCTCAAACCGATGTTCCATCAAGTGGCCGTACATTTCGCCGATTTACACGACACGCCGCAGAGGATGCTGGAAAAGGGTGTTATCGCC GGTATCGTGTCGTGGCCGGAAGCCAGAAGAGTATTCTATTGGAGATTGAAAAGATTAATCTTACAAAATCAAGTGAAACAACAGATCTTACACGTGCAACCTAACCTAACCGAAGGCCAAGCCCTTTCCATGTTGAGGAGATGGTTTGCCGAAGACAAAGGAACAACTCAG GCTTATCTGTGGGATAACAACGAAGCCATCGTCAATTGGCTGAGCGAACAGTTAACCGAAGATGGAACCGTCGAACCGATTTCTTTCATCGGAAGGAACGTTTCCAGTGTTCAAAAGGACGCATTCTTCTCTAGCGTGAGGAATTCAATTTCG GAAACTTCCGACGTAACGTTGCAGCTGCTCGTCGAGATGTACGAAGCTCTTAGTACGCAACAACGAAGCGAAGTAGTTCGACTGCAGTCGCTAATCGACGCCAAGAATAACCCGGAAACTTCCACAAATTAA